A segment of the Mauremys mutica isolate MM-2020 ecotype Southern chromosome 7, ASM2049712v1, whole genome shotgun sequence genome:
aaccttctatgggccatcttaattatcacttcaaaaagttttttttcctcctgctaacgatagctcatctcagttgattagactctgcctgttggtatgcatacttccaccttttcatgttctctgtatgtataaatatctcctgtctgtgtgttccattctatgcatccgaagaagtgagctttagctcacgaaagctcatgctaaaataaatttgttagtctttaaggtgccacaagtactcctgttttttttattggGTTTGTAGTTCCAGGTAACTCAACTCCACGTATGTCCTGAAAACACAACAGACTCTGCTCCTGGCATCCCTCCTGCAATACATCCATTTCCTTTGTGTTGTATCTTTCGGTAAATGCCTATTTGACATCTGTGCTATGCATCTCGGTTGAAGAGGCTGCTGATTTGCACACACTGTTTTGATGAATTTGCAAGCAGTGTTGATCTGGTTTCCAACAACCAGTAGTATAACATTATGCTAAAAGAATCCAAAGTAGCTCTCTTTACTAGTTTTCTTTGGAAAAGAATGAGGCACTTTTGTTGTATTTTGGCTAGGCTGCTGGATTGAGGATAGCAGAAACAAGATGCAATAGCCTAAATTGTTGAATTAATAATAGACAACCCCTCTCCTTTTATTTTTAGCTTTTTCGTAATTGTTTGAAAAGCTATCATCTTCACTCTTATCATGTGTACAGCTGCAAAATACTTGGCTGCTCTTTtatggctgaattttttttaaaccttttttcctCTGAAAATATTTTTGCTAACATTTAAAGTATATTTTTCACTATTATAGTTCAGTGTAgcttaaaggaaaaaatattgtgtgggggggaaaaaaaatctggcgaAGTACAGCAAGGCATCCGAACAAATGGAATTTGTGCTAGCTCAACATTTATTTAAGTGTCTGCATATATATGTCATGTGACTATAACTTGGGTCATTATATTGGTTTTTGTACTTGTATATCCCGAAGTGCTTTCCAGGGATGAGTTGGATGGTTGTGGTGACTGTGTACGAAGACATAGGATTTGCTCAGCAATGTCTTGTACAATCTTGGGCTATTACCGAGAGAGGGAATATTGGCCAACTCACCAGGCTGTCCTAGTCTTCCTGATTGACATATTGGCTTTCATCAGAGCTGTGCAGATCTTCAGTTCCATGTCTCATCCAAAGGATGCACCTCTCCTAATTCTAACCATGCAGTATTCCCAAATTACGGCGCTGCATTGTCAGCACTGGGGATGGGCTAAAGTTCTGGTGGGGGCATAAGCAATGAGGCCCAGTATTCAAATGTGGGTTGCCTAAAGCTAAACACCTCAATCTGTATTTACCCTCTTAAAAAGCCCTTTTAATTTACATGCGTAAAGATGGATTGAGGTGAGTAACATTAGAGTCCCAAGCATGAAGATTTTGCCCTGTTGCTTACAGCCTATGAGTGAGAGTTCTtctgttagggcttgtctacactacccactggaacggcgggcagcaatcgatccagtggggggttgatttatcgcatctagtatagatgcgataaatcgaccactgagcactctcccgtcgactccggcactccaccagaacgaggagcgtaagtggagtcgacaggagagcgtcagctgtcgacttaccacagtgaagacaccgcagtaagtagatctaagtacgtcgacttcagctatgctgttcacatagctgaagttgcatatcttagatcgcccccgcgtggtagtgtagacaagcccatagtgtTGCTTTCTCTGTTAAGTTACTTCACATGAGGGAGAGGTAGTCCCCCGTAACATAAGGAAGTATGTCATCATTAATTATTGTGTAAAGTACTTAGTTCCCTGAGGCTTCAgctcagaatgaaaaaaaaataggttCAGATTAGTCTCATTAAATAACGAGGATGTGTGCATAGTTTAATTTAAAGTTGAAGTATTGTTGTTCATATAGTGATAGCTTTAGATAGTTAATATCGACACACATTTTTGGTGCTTCTTTCGCAGCTCAATCAGAATGTGGAGACCCAGAGAGCCCGCTTGCGAGATGACATCAAGGAATATAAATTCAGAGAAGCTCGTTTGCTGCAAGACTACACTGAACTCGAGGAGGAGAACATCTGCCTTCAGAAACAAGTGTCTGTCCtcaagcaaaaccaggcaagtaTGGAAATCATCAGCATGGCTCCAGGCTGCTCCTATGTGCTCATCATGCTAAAAACTGCCTCCGTGCCCGTTAGCACATGTGCAGCCACATCTCCCCACCCTCAAAAGGCCACTCCTGGCTTTCTGTCCACTACAAAATCAGTTCTCTTGTCCTGAAAGTTCTTCATGACAGTACCTTCATCTCTTCTCTGCCTATACCCCCACTTGGTCATTCCTTTCTTGTAGTTCTTTGTTGGTCTCCTCTAAGTCCTTCCACTCCCTCCTTTCCTCTGTTGGAGGCTGATCCCCTGCTACATCAGCTATTAGGAGTTGTCTTCTTGCAGCACTGATTCTTCATCCCCTTTTAAAATATGTCAGCCAGTCTCACCTgtaattaatatatatttttggacATTTCTTCATGTTGGTGCTTGCTACTTCTATTGCTCTCCTAATGTTCTGTCTTCTCTGATTCCCCATTGTAATATTTTAAACACTGCTATAATTGCTCTGCATTGTCAGACACTTGTGTGATGCACATGCTGCAAAACGAAGTAATATTTTATTGTACAGTTCTGATCATCTGCAGGGTCTCAGGAAAGGTAATTACGTATTTGTAATGAGTTTAGAATTTTCTTGTGTTACTATTTCCGACAGTAGTTAGATCGGAATTGTTTGTATTGTGTCTCTCAGCTGTATACAGATGAAATAGTTATCTACTGATGTCTAAtcattctctctccccctccccccagatcctGTCAATTTAATTTTATAAACCCGCATACAGAATCGTAGTTTGGGAGGCTTCAGAAAATACTGCAATGTTGCTGAGTTAAGAAGcacttggcggggggggggggggggaggaaatgtaGCTGTGCCTGCCTTAGAATATAGAAAATATGAAATTAAAACTTACTGGGATTTGTTTTTAAccttcattttaatttcttcctcctcctctccccccaaggaACTGTTCAGCAGAAGGTACTTTCACAACTAGTTGTTGTGAGGTGTCACGTGCACCTCCAAACCTGTCAAGATGAAATTCATCCTGGGGTGCAGAGGGGTCTGCACAAGCTCTCTGGGGTGGACTGGCCATACAACTGGGCCTCCACACCACCTGTGTGCTTAGACGAGAACTCCATGTCAGCCCCACATAGGCCAGCATGTaaggggagtggagggagggCCAGGACTATGTGGCCTGAACATCACACATTGAGGAGACACGGTTTGGTTGAGGCAAATGAATTCTAGCTACTACAAAGCACTCTTACTTATGAGTTTCCCCCTCACTGAATACATTggtccagatcttcagctgaggaactggcttATTTGTACACACTGCATTTGCAGCCATAGTAGGGCCTCAAGAAAATAActgggaaacaaaacaaacaataaaaagaacaggagtacttgtagcaccttagagactaatacatttatttgagcataagctttcgtgggctaaaacccacttcatcggatgcatgcagttagtctctaaggtgccacaagtactcctgttctttttgtggatacagactaacacggctgctactctgaaacctgaacaaTGTTGTCCTcccttcttgtttttctttttcccctctgGCCCCCAGGATTTCACTTTGGCCCTGTAGGGGGAAGCAAGTGAAATTGCCTAGCTATTTAAATCTTTACACCCAAAGCCAATTAAACTCACTAATGCTGACTTTGAGCCTCAGCCAACTTTGTCAGGCAGTGTTTGGTAGATGGCTGTCAGGCAGTGTTTAGTAGATGGCTGTTTCCAGCAATTTCTGGTTATCATTTTGTGTCCTGGATCCTTTAATAATGTGAATTAATGTCCTAAATATACCGGTTTGGTGGGTATATTTAGAGCCAAAGTAAGTAATTTTCTATTAATGACATTTAGactttattttttgcttttctccATCCTATAATCCCATCCACTGAATGTTATTAGTTTTTAATTAATCCATTGAGAAAACCAAAAGAAACCCTCAAGTTTTCCAGATCTTCATTTGCAAAGCAGAATTAACACAGAGGGTGCATGTCTTAAGTCATGAGTCAGTTCTGGTTCAGCTATATCACACTGGGAGAACATTACGTTTTCCTCACtgacaaaaataaataagataaTACAGTACTTTACACTTCTGCTACTTTTTTCTCTTCCAAGGAATCCAAAGAgttgtacaaacattaattaaggtTACAAAACCAATGCACAACAGATAGTTTTCTCATCATTGTACAGATGAGAAAACTATGGTAATACAGTCAGATTTCATATTGTATTGTCAGAATAGGTTTGATTTGAAGACGTCCTAGTCTGTGCTTAGTAATAAGGCATTTTGCATATGTTTATAATTATAGGGTCCTTCATCACTGCATCACAACAGTTTTAAACAGGCCATTGCAATGGAGTTACACACAGTGAATCAGGCTCACAGCTTTTAAATCTTTGGTTTTAAATATGTTGAGGGTTGAGTGTGTGTGAAGTTTGGCACATGGATTTACTGATCAAAcagatagttgggattatatgcTAGGGGAAACAGTTGGGTGCTGCCTCTTTACAACATGGTGCAAATCATAATTATTCTAATTAATTTGGAGTAGATCAACATCATTTAATAGTTTGCTCAGAAAATGTTTATTGCATGTACTCTCAAAGGTAGATTAAAGGTATGATGTCTATAGTCGTGGTGCAGGAACTAGAGTCCAGAATCTAAGAATTATTCCCCCTCCACCACAGTTAACTAAATAAAATATACATCAGTGAAGTGTTCTGAAATTGCTTTGTGAGTTCTTACAGTCAGGCATTTTAGTGATAGTGTTTTATCATATGTTCTCTAGGTGGAGTTTGAAGGCCTAAAACATGAAATCAAAAGGCTTGAAGAAGAAACAGAATTTCTCAACAGCCAGTTGGAAGATGCTATACGGTTGAAAGAGATCTCAGAACGCCAACTTGAGGAGGCCTTAGAGACCCTGAAGACTGAGCGTGAGCAGAAGAACAACCTTCGTAAGGAGCTCTCTCATTACATGAACATCAATGACTCTATGTACACCAGCCACCTGAACATCTCTTTGGATGGACTGAAGTTCAGCGATGAAACCACAGAGCCCAATAACGATGAAATCATGAATGGCTTTGAACAGAACTGCCTCAGCAAAATTAGCAATGGCAAGAATAATACATCCACTCCCAAGAAAAATGACAGCTTCCCTCCAGCTCCAAGCCTGGTCTCAGATCTTCTGAGCGAGCTAAATATATCAGAAATCCAGAAGCTGAAACAACAGCTTGTGCAGGTAAATGTCAAGATCCTAGATAATAAATCTCTGTTACACTAGCAGTCTGAGATTACTGTGGGGTAACCCAGTCTTCTTGAAAGATCTTTTTCATTCAGTTTCCCACAGTCTGATGCGTCTCCTGCAAATACTAAAACTTGAGCTTTTTCACCTCTCATAATGTACTTTTATATTTAAATGCACTATAATTCCTGTCTAATGCAATTCATAGTCTGATGAAAATGAAATCCATTTTAATTTGCTTAAGAGTCTATGCCATGAATTGTCATTTGCCTTTTCTATATTATAAGCAAGTCACCCAGTGTTGAAGAATATAAAACAAGGCACACACGAGTTGGCTAGACCTTGCTgaaaattttctgatgaaaaatgggATTTCATAAAAACatgcggggtgggggctgggggaacgttggttttgacaaaatttttcattttttcaaatTGAGAAATATCAGGGAAAATCCCTAAACTGTTTCAGAATTGTGAGAAAAtgcccactttaaaaaaaaaaaaaaaagtaataccccaaaaagtgggggaaagaaaatatataaaaatttgAAGGGAAGTTAAATTTTCACTTTTTAACTTAAATGGAAGAAAGTAGCACTTTTGTACTTTCCTCACCGGAAAAGAAGATTGAGCGAGactggggggagggtgtcacCACTATGTGTCATTTAACTTCCCCTCCCATGTTTTTTTTCCcaccaaaataaacaaaattcaaaaaatttgatttagaatttttttttatagaaaaACACAAGACTAGTTTTGACCAGTTCAGGAATTCCCTGAAGGTTTAGTgccctgtgctgcactgtggggtGACAATAGTTTGATGTCTTATCTTTTTCTGCTGCTAGCAGGGCTAATCTGGGGTTGATAGAACTATGTCAAACTGCTGCTGTTGACTGTCTtcacatttttattattgtttgttgtttttacaaTGCCCAGTTGTTTCTTAGGCACTTTACAGGACAACACCAGTTTCAGCTCAACTTTGGCTGAACGGATAATGGTTTTACTAAGGGACCCAAACTGTGGAAGGGGAAGGTAAAACAGGAAAGAGTGTTGTTTGAAAATCCTTAATGGATATAAGAACCACCCTATGATGCAAATTAGTAATGGTGCCAAGAGGTTTTGAGACTGAGTTTAATGTAAGTGGAGTTGCCTTTTCCACAGAGCGTAAGGGACTGAGTTTTTGCAGTTGTCTGACCTTTTATTGACTGTTGACCATTTTCTCATATGATTGTACAGAATAAAGCTGCACAAATACTTGCTTCCAGAGAATGAATGTCTGACTTTATGTATTTCAGATGGAAAGAGAAAAAGTTAATTTGTTATCTACACTCCAAGAGTCTCAGAAACAGCTGGAGAACACCCGGGGAGCCCTTACAGAGCAGCATGAGAAAGTTGGCAGGCTCACAGAGAATCTTAATGCAATGAAAAAACTCCAAGTCAGCAAGGAACGTCAGTCTGCTCTTGACAATGAGAAGGAGCGTGACAGCCATGAAGATGGAGATTATTATGAAGTTGACATCAATGGGCCAGAGATCCTAGAATGCAAGTACAAAGTGGCTGTGGCAGAGATCGGTGACCTAAAAGAAGAGCTTAAAGTCCTTAAGGGCAAATATGAAGAGTGTGAGTCTAAATATGAGGAGGAGAAGAACAGATATGAGACTGAAAGCCAGGCTCTTACTGAAAAGATCACCTTGTTAGAAAAATCTAATAGGCAAGATAGAGAACAGGTAGCCAGACTGGAGAAGGAGCTGAAGAAAGTAAGCGACgttgctggagaaacacagggcAGTCTCAGTGTAGCCCAAGATGAACTAGTCACGTTTAGTGAGGAGCTGGCCAATTTGTATCACCACGTCTGCATGTGCAACAATGAAACTCCAAACAGGGTGATGCTGGATTATTACAAAGAGGGTAAAGGAGGACGCAGCAGCCCAGAGGGCAAAGGTCGAAGGTCTCCGATCCTGCTCTCTAAAGGGTTGCTATCGATAGACCTAGGAAAAGCAGAGAATGGAAGTGGTGACAGTAGTCCATCTCCAGTGTCATCCCTCCCATCTCCTGTGTCAGATCCTCGGAAGGAACCCATGAACATTTACAACTTGATCGCTATAATTCGCGATCAGATCAAACACCTACAAGCTGCGGTGGACAGAACAACCGAGTTGTCCAGGCAGCGTGTTGCCACCCAAGAACTTGGGCCGGTAGTGGACAAAGACAAggaagctttcatggaggaaATCCTGAAGCTGAAGTCCCTGCTAAGCACCAAGAGAGAACAGATAGCAACCCTGAGAACGGTGCTAAAGGCCAACAAACAGGTGAGCAGGTTTTGCAGAGATGAAATCCAGGGTTTTACACAGCTACATCATAAGCAAAAGCATTAAAGAAAACTTGTCTAGAATGACCCTTGTTGCCATTTGCCATATGTGTTAGACACTGCAGTCATGGGTGAGATCCTGGCTCCGTtcaagtcagtgacaaaactcccattcgtCAGTGAGGCCTGGATTTCACTCCATGTACATAGTCTAAGGGCTGAAGTTTTGTGATGCCAAGCAGTGCAGGGAGTCAAAACCTTGACATACTTTTGCATTTCATGAGTTCCAGTTTAGCTGAGATGACAAGAGAAATGGAAAGTGGCTTCAGTCTAGTGCCCAGGGAATATATGAATACATTCCTACATAATGTAACGCTATTGGCATCTTCTCTGAACTGGAATAGTGGGCTGTTGAAGATCAGGAGTAAGTACACTGACAAAGCATTCTGGGAAAGCTTCAATAGTGACAGCCTAAAACATATTAGGTTATATGTAGTGTAATGGATCAATAATCATTGAATTCGgtgaaaataaaaggtaaacatTATTTTCCTATTGAAAGAATTATATTTGTTGGTCTTTTAAAGGGATTGTAAAAAGTATGTCCTTTCTAAGGTtttatacacacgcacacacaattcAAACACTGCTTGGTGATGAGAATGGTataagaacttaaaaaaaaaaaagcagaataaGGGAAGAAAAACAAGTAGAAAtagagatttttaaattttggcGACTGGATTATGTCATTTTGATAACCATAGTAGCACAGGTGGATTAGAACAATTGTGATCAGCTGTTTTTAGGGCTTAAAATGACAAATCCTTCATTAATTTAATCTAAAATTAAGGTGATGTAAGTTCAAATTTACCTCAAAGCATAGATGTTaagataaataataattacataGTACATTATTTCAGAAATAGACTTGTACTCATCTTGTTTGTAATATTACTGTTTGAGAAATGtaatccattctgaaaattggGGCAGTTTAGAAGCTATATGTAGTTATAGCCGCAATAACTTGCAAATTGAGATTAAGTCCTCAATTTATACTGTTTAGCTTTTTGTGTCTTTGTTGGCATTGATATGACTTACAGTAGCATTTGACTCAACAAAGTAGTGTTGGGAATATATATACAACTAGCTAAATATCCTCAGGCTGACCACCTTGGGATGGTGCTTCATGGTTGGAAACAAACTTCTTTTCGTGCTCTGTCTCCCATATCCTAATGTGCAATTCGTTTAATCTGTCCAGGAAAAATTGACTAGAAGTTTAACATTTCAGTACTAAGTAAATGCTCCATTGTATGAATGGAGATTAAAAACCTCATAACGAAACTCTTCATAAAGTGGTTAGCTAACTGTTACATTTTTGTTCTTCTTGGTAAACAATAGACTGCAGAGGTAGCCCTTGCCAACTTAAAAAGCAAGTATGAAAATGAGAAAGCTATGGTTACGGAGACAATGATGAAGCTACGTAACGAGCTGAAGGCTTTAAAAGAAGATGCTGCTACCTTCTCTTC
Coding sequences within it:
- the BICD2 gene encoding protein bicaudal D homolog 2 isoform X2 encodes the protein MALAMEEEEYAKLVMESEPEWLRSELKRLSQELGETTREKIQAAEYGLAVLEEKQQLKQQYEELEAEYETIRTEMEQLKEAFGQAHTNHKKVAADGESREETLIQESATKEEYYMKKVMELQTELKQLRNVLANTQSENERLNSVAQELKELNQNVETQRARLRDDIKEYKFREARLLQDYTELEEENICLQKQVSVLKQNQVEFEGLKHEIKRLEEETEFLNSQLEDAIRLKEISERQLEEALETLKTEREQKNNLRKELSHYMNINDSMYTSHLNISLDGLKFSDETTEPNNDEIMNGFEQNCLSKISNGKNNTSTPKKNDSFPPAPSLVSDLLSELNISEIQKLKQQLVQMEREKVNLLSTLQESQKQLENTRGALTEQHEKVGRLTENLNAMKKLQVSKERQSALDNEKERDSHEDGDYYEVDINGPEILECKYKVAVAEIGDLKEELKVLKGKYEECESKYEEEKNRYETESQALTEKITLLEKSNRQDREQVARLEKELKKVSDVAGETQGSLSVAQDELVTFSEELANLYHHVCMCNNETPNRVMLDYYKEGKGGRSSPEGKGRRSPILLSKGLLSIDLGKAENGSGDSSPSPVSSLPSPVSDPRKEPMNIYNLIAIIRDQIKHLQAAVDRTTELSRQRVATQELGPVVDKDKEAFMEEILKLKSLLSTKREQIATLRTVLKANKQTAEVALANLKSKYENEKAMVTETMMKLRNELKALKEDAATFSSLRAMFATRCDEYVTQLDEMQRQLAAAEDEKKTLNSLLRMAIQQKLALTQRLEHLELDHEQSKRVRTKSASKAKTSNPSL
- the BICD2 gene encoding protein bicaudal D homolog 2 isoform X1 translates to MALAMEEEEYAKLVMESEPEWLRSELKRLSQELGETTREKIQAAEYGLAVLEEKQQLKQQYEELEAEYETIRTEMEQLKEAFGQAHTNHKKVAADGESREETLIQESATKEEYYMKKVMELQTELKQLRNVLANTQSENERLNSVAQELKELNQNVETQRARLRDDIKEYKFREARLLQDYTELEEENICLQKQVSVLKQNQVEFEGLKHEIKRLEEETEFLNSQLEDAIRLKEISERQLEEALETLKTEREQKNNLRKELSHYMNINDSMYTSHLNISLDGLKFSDETTEPNNDEIMNGFEQNCLSKISNGKNNTSTPKKNDSFPPAPSLVSDLLSELNISEIQKLKQQLVQMEREKVNLLSTLQESQKQLENTRGALTEQHEKVGRLTENLNAMKKLQVSKERQSALDNEKERDSHEDGDYYEVDINGPEILECKYKVAVAEIGDLKEELKVLKGKYEECESKYEEEKNRYETESQALTEKITLLEKSNRQDREQVARLEKELKKVSDVAGETQGSLSVAQDELVTFSEELANLYHHVCMCNNETPNRVMLDYYKEGKGGRSSPEGKGRRSPILLSKGLLSIDLGKAENGSGDSSPSPVSSLPSPVSDPRKEPMNIYNLIAIIRDQIKHLQAAVDRTTELSRQRVATQELGPVVDKDKEAFMEEILKLKSLLSTKREQIATLRTVLKANKQTAEVALANLKSKYENEKAMVTETMMKLRNELKALKEDAATFSSLRAMFATRCDEYVTQLDEMQRQLAAAEDEKKTLNSLLRMAIQQKLALTQRLEHLELDHEQSKRVRTKSASKAKTSNPSVSHIRSCGDRSEGSVLNNQVFCEKYKIYCD
- the BICD2 gene encoding protein bicaudal D homolog 2 isoform X3, with translation MALAMEEEEYAKLVMESEPEWLRSELKRLSQELGETTREKIQAAEYGLAVLEEKQQLKQQYEELEAEYETIRTEMEQLKEAFGQAHTNHKKVAADGESREETLIQESATKEEYYMKKVMELQTELKQLRNVLANTQSENERLNSVAQELKELNQNVETQRARLRDDIKEYKFREARLLQDYTELEEENICLQKQVSVLKQNQVEFEGLKHEIKRLEEETEFLNSQLEDAIRLKEISERQLEEALETLKTEREQKNNLRKELSHYMNINDSMYTSHLNISLDGLKFSDETTEPNNDEIMNGFEQNCLSKISNGKNNTSTPKKNDSFPPAPSLVSDLLSELNISEIQKLKQQLVQMEREKVNLLSTLQESQKQLENTRGALTEQHEKVGRLTENLNAMKKLQVSKERQSALDNEKERDSHEDGDYYEVDINGPEILECKYKVAVAEIGDLKEELKVLKGKYEECESKYEEEKNRYETESQALTEKITLLEKSNRQDREQVARLEKELKKVSDVAGETQGSLSVAQDELVTFSEELANLYHHVCMCNNETPNRVMLDYYKEGKGGRSSPEGKGRRSPILLSKGLLSIDLGKAENGSGDSSPSPVSSLPSPVSDPRKEPMNIYNLIAIIRDQIKHLQAAVDRTTELSRQRVATQELGPVVDKDKEAFMEEILKLKSLLSTKREQIATLRTVLKANKQTAEVALANLKSKYENEKAMVTETMMKLRNELKALKEDAATFSSLRAMFATRCDEYVTQLDEMQRQLAAAEDEKKTLNSLLRMAIQQKLALTQRLEHLELDHEQSKRL